Proteins encoded in a region of the Zea mays cultivar B73 chromosome 4, Zm-B73-REFERENCE-NAM-5.0, whole genome shotgun sequence genome:
- the LOC103653202 gene encoding uncharacterized protein, with translation MGILGKGSGWCFCSRGAKLERIKSSLLAAKGAAIAAVSFPSGGGGGGAGGKGGSGFLIHRSLLLTTHGTIPSAAAAGAAEVRLSHGRLLARLVPQRFFITSSILDLTIVGLDVVDDDLSSHGQQPHFLKTCLNPSLDLGSTVLLLGHNRNDLAVGEGKVVIATDNLIKFSIDEVLWHPGSAGFDMHGNLAFMVCDPMKIAPSTPNGYASASSTAICTSKKDVPTQFGIPIPAVCEWLKQHWNGCLEDASKPMMTPARLTTCGERSGCSSLGRLRYIKTAEVEGGDVLSSSQMPPRPTWQHGACSSASAKISHGENDSIGSHSFHGQHEQSSKICKPHKEQATSLVDHSRSIRLPLPLKQMLPDDNKDEANSQAPHRTEPSNVQMNCGTLHNVAYHENCWSEVQSSSSPVVISEIGDGRDGFSSGEETMYSAETRESRNIPSPKEKKTGMVGRSQSLVNRSKWDSPKSVESSRGFPSKSQTFIPLRKPHLQAASISQKSQDYFSPTVSSNMKKRNLSQTPMKPRQRAQVTSKWIT, from the exons ATGGGGATCCTGGGCAAAGGCTCGGGGTGGTGCTTCTGCTCCCGCGGGGCCAAGCTGGAGCGGATCAAGTCCAGCCTCCTCGCCGCAAAGGGCGCCGCCATAGCTGCCGTATCCTTCCCCAgtggcggcggcggaggaggagctGGAGGCAAAGGCGGGAGCGGGTTCCTCATCCACCGCAGCCTCCTGCTCACCACGCACGGCACCATCCCTTCGGCCGCCGCGGCGGGCGCCGCCGAGGTTCGGCTCAGCCACGGCCGCCTCCTAGCTCGCCTGGTGCCGCAAAG GTTCTTTATTACCAGTTCTATACTTGACCTTACAATAGTTGGCCTTGATGTCGTGGATGATGACCTGAGTTCACATGGGCAACAGCCTCATTTTTTGAAAACTTGCTTGAACCCCAGCTTGGACCTTGGCAGTACGGTTTTGCTACTGGGCCACAACAGAAATGATTTGGCTGTAGGTGAGGGGAAGGTTGTAATAGCTACAGACAACCTTATAAAGTTCTCGATTGATGAAGTCTTGTGGCATCCTGGATCTGCTGGGTTTGATATGCACGGCAACCTAGCTTTTATGGTCTGTGATCCCATGAAGATTGCACCTTCTACACCCAATGGGTATGCTTCTGCATCATCAACTGCCATTTGTACATCAAAAAAGGATGTGCCCACACAGTTTGGGATCCCTATCCCTGCAGTATGTGAATGGTTAAAACAACATTGGAATGGTTGCTTGGAAGATGCTAGCAAGCCGATGATGACTCCTGCACGATTGACAACCTGTGGAGAACGAAGTGGGTGTTCTTCCCTTGGTCGTCTTCGTTATATTAAGACTGCAGAGGTTGAAGGTGGTGATGTCTTGTCATCATCACAGATGCCACCAAGACCAACATGGCAGCATGGAGCATGCAGTTCAGCATCTGCCAAGATTTCACATGGCGAAAATGATTCGATTGGCTCACATTCTTTCCATGGGCAACATGAGCAGAGCTCAAAAATTTGCAAACCTCATAAAGAGCAAGCTACTTCACTTGTGGATCATTCAAGATCTATTCGCCTACCCCTTCCCTTAAAGCAAATGCTGCCTGATGATAACAAGGATGAGGCGAACAGTCAAGCTCCGCACAGAACAGAACCATCTAATGTGCAAATGAActgtggcactcttcacaatgttGCTTACCATGAAAATTGCTGGAGTGAGGTGCAGTCCAGTTCTTCTCCAGTTGTGATATCGGAAATAGGAGATGGGAGGGACGGTTTTAGCAGCGGTGAGGAGACAATGTACTCTGCTGAAACAAGGGAAAGCCGGAACATTCCAAGTCCAAAGGAAAAGAAAACCGGGATGGTTGGTAGATCACAGAGTCTTGTGAACCGTAGCAAATGGGACTCGCCTAAAAGCGTTGAATCTTCGAGAGGGTTTCCCTCGAAGTCACAGACCTTCATTCCGTTAAGGAAACCGCACCTGCAGGCCGCATCCATTTCACAGAAGAGCCAAGATTATTTCAGCCCGACCGTCTCGTCGAACATGAAGAAGAGGAACCTGTCCCAAACTCCCATGAAACCCAGGCAGCGTGCTCAAGTCACCTCAAAGTGGATTACTTGA